The Acidobacteriota bacterium genome has a segment encoding these proteins:
- the rapZ gene encoding RNase adapter RapZ, with translation MSATASETAEWIVITGMSGSGKTLASRCFEDMGYFCVDNLPVGLFSRFKTLVMASRTDIPKTVLVVDVRERGFLKDFPAVYKEMLSDGDMRSTLIFFETNTPALLKRFSETRRRHPLSAQANASLELEAAIEEERRLLLPIRELADVVVDTTTLQAPKLKEFLRGKFGGDTTQETLRLSLTSFGYKYGIPSDANLVFDVRFLPNPHYDEKLRPFDGSHPLVRRFVETSPECGEFLKKAMDLAAYLIPKYQSEGHSYLGIAVGCTGGRHRSVAVANALAEALSNLGYAPHIEHRDKDRE, from the coding sequence ATGAGCGCGACGGCGTCCGAGACCGCGGAATGGATAGTCATCACCGGCATGTCGGGCTCGGGCAAAACGCTCGCGAGCCGGTGCTTCGAGGACATGGGCTACTTCTGCGTGGACAACCTCCCCGTGGGCCTCTTCTCCAGGTTCAAGACGCTCGTGATGGCCTCGCGCACCGACATCCCCAAGACCGTGCTCGTCGTGGACGTCCGGGAGCGCGGCTTCCTGAAAGATTTCCCGGCCGTCTACAAAGAGATGCTGAGCGACGGGGACATGAGAAGCACGCTCATTTTTTTCGAGACGAACACGCCGGCGCTTCTAAAGCGTTTCAGCGAAACGCGCCGCCGGCATCCCCTGAGCGCCCAGGCCAACGCGTCCCTCGAGCTCGAGGCGGCCATCGAGGAGGAACGCCGCCTCCTGCTTCCCATACGCGAGCTCGCGGACGTGGTCGTGGACACGACGACGCTTCAGGCGCCCAAGCTCAAGGAGTTTCTGCGAGGCAAGTTCGGCGGCGACACGACGCAGGAGACGCTGCGCCTCTCGCTCACGAGCTTCGGGTACAAGTACGGGATCCCGAGCGACGCGAACCTCGTCTTCGACGTGCGCTTCCTGCCGAACCCGCACTACGACGAAAAACTGCGCCCCTTCGACGGCTCGCATCCCCTCGTGCGCCGTTTCGTCGAAACCTCGCCCGAGTGCGGCGAGTTTTTGAAAAAAGCGATGGACCTTGCCGCCTACCTCATTCCGAAATACCAAAGCGAGGGGCACTCCTACCTGGGCATCGCCGTGGGCTGCACGGGAGGGCGCCACCGCTCGGTGGCCGTGGCGAACGCCCTGGCCGAGGCGCTCTCGAACCTGGGCTACGCGCCCCACATCGAGCACCGCGACAAGGACCGGGAGTAA
- a CDS encoding heme-binding protein → MKKHLARYAFASAVVLCLGALVFTVASAQDAPKPKSDITWEQAHVALKAAAKKAEEIETKMDIAIVDAGANLKAFGRMDGAWLGSIDIAIKKAKTARFFDMNTGAIGELSQPGGALYNIEHSNGGLITFPGGIPIKNSAGEIIGAIGVSGSTVENDHTVALAGVAAIS, encoded by the coding sequence ATGAAGAAACATCTCGCAAGGTACGCTTTCGCCTCAGCGGTCGTGCTCTGTCTGGGCGCGCTCGTATTCACCGTCGCAAGCGCTCAGGACGCCCCCAAGCCGAAAAGCGACATCACTTGGGAACAGGCCCATGTCGCGCTCAAAGCGGCCGCCAAGAAGGCCGAGGAGATTGAGACTAAGATGGACATCGCGATTGTCGACGCCGGCGCTAACCTGAAGGCGTTCGGCCGGATGGACGGCGCATGGCTCGGCTCCATCGACATCGCCATCAAAAAGGCCAAAACCGCCCGCTTTTTTGACATGAACACGGGAGCAATCGGAGAACTCTCGCAGCCCGGCGGGGCGCTCTACAACATCGAGCACTCGAACGGCGGCTTGATCACTTTCCCCGGCGGGATTCCCATCAAGAACTCGGCCGGAGAGATCATCGGCGCCATCGGGGTGTCGGGCAGCACGGTCGAAAACGACCACACGGTCGCGCTGGCTGGAGTCGCGGCGATTTCCTGA
- the hprK gene encoding HPr(Ser) kinase/phosphatase: MPEPVYPALRVQNLLSEEAGHIALRLLEGEAGLEREVRTHKIQKPGLVLAGYRSYLRANRIQVFGGSEMQYLRDITPEKRREVLEPVFVPDVPAIVVTKDVDPTEEVRYHAREHALPLFATPHSSSVLVFRLTTYLEEKLAPCITLHGVMIEVFGVGILILGESGIGKSECALNLVSRGHRLVGDDAVNIKRRESGVLIAEGKDLVRQNIELRGLGIVNVRDLFGFTAVKRRKEVDLIVNLESWKDETDYERLGVEHEHTELMGLSVPLIRVPVMPGRNLAALIEVAARNHILIRQGRHPAREVERKVLHAIKGKAADAAENAPGLKREKR; encoded by the coding sequence TTGCCTGAGCCCGTATACCCCGCGCTTCGCGTGCAGAATCTTCTTTCCGAAGAAGCGGGACACATCGCCCTGCGGCTCTTGGAAGGCGAGGCGGGCCTCGAACGCGAGGTGCGCACGCATAAGATTCAGAAGCCCGGCCTCGTGCTCGCGGGCTACCGTTCGTACCTTCGCGCCAACCGCATCCAGGTCTTCGGCGGAAGCGAAATGCAGTATCTTCGCGACATCACGCCCGAGAAGCGGCGCGAGGTGCTCGAGCCGGTCTTTGTGCCCGATGTGCCCGCCATAGTGGTCACCAAGGACGTGGACCCGACGGAAGAAGTGCGCTATCACGCCCGCGAGCACGCCCTGCCGCTTTTCGCGACGCCCCATTCGAGCTCGGTCCTCGTCTTCCGTCTCACGACCTACCTGGAGGAAAAGCTCGCTCCCTGCATCACGCTCCACGGCGTGATGATCGAGGTGTTCGGCGTCGGCATCCTCATCCTGGGCGAAAGCGGCATCGGCAAAAGCGAGTGCGCCCTGAATCTCGTGTCCCGCGGCCACCGCCTCGTGGGCGACGACGCGGTGAACATCAAGCGGCGCGAGAGCGGCGTCCTCATAGCCGAGGGCAAGGACCTCGTGCGCCAGAACATCGAGCTTCGGGGGCTGGGCATTGTGAACGTGCGCGACCTGTTCGGCTTCACGGCCGTGAAGCGCCGCAAGGAGGTGGATCTGATCGTTAATCTCGAAAGCTGGAAGGACGAGACGGATTACGAGCGCCTGGGCGTCGAGCATGAGCACACCGAGCTGATGGGCCTTTCGGTGCCGCTCATCCGTGTTCCCGTGATGCCGGGGCGCAACCTCGCGGCTCTCATCGAGGTGGCGGCGCGCAACCACATCCTCATTCGCCAGGGGCGTCACCCCGCGCGCGAGGTGGAGCGCAAGGTGCTCCACGCCATCAAGGGCAAGGCGGCCGACGCGGCGGAAAATGCGCCGGGGCTCAAAAGGGAAAAGCGATGA